A window from Argonema galeatum A003/A1 encodes these proteins:
- a CDS encoding RNA recognition motif domain-containing protein, with amino-acid sequence MSIYVGNLSYEVTQEDLSGVFKEYGTVKRVQLPTDRETGRLRGFAFVEMSSEAEETAAIEALDGAEWMGRDMKVNKAKPREERGPSRGAGGGGGRGNGNNSFSRRY; translated from the coding sequence ATGTCTATATATGTAGGCAATCTTTCCTACGAAGTTACTCAAGAAGACCTGAGCGGCGTTTTTAAAGAATACGGTACTGTAAAGCGGGTTCAGCTACCCACAGACCGCGAAACAGGTCGTTTGCGCGGCTTTGCTTTTGTGGAAATGAGTAGCGAAGCTGAAGAAACGGCAGCCATTGAAGCCCTTGACGGTGCTGAATGGATGGGCCGTGACATGAAAGTTAACAAGGCCAAGCCCCGCGAAGAGCGCGGCCCATCTCGTGGTGCCGGTGGCGGCGGCGGTCGGGGCAACGGTAACAATAGCTTCTCTCGTCGATACTAA
- a CDS encoding sugar phosphate nucleotidyltransferase: MKAMILAAGKGTRIRPITFTIPKPLIPILQKPVMEFLVELLRQHGFDQIMVNVSHLADEIENYFRDGQRFGVQIAYSFEGRIMEGKLVGEAIGSAGGMKRIQDFSPFFDDTFVVLCGDALIDLDLTAAVKWHKEKGAIATVVMKTVPKEEVCSYGVVVTDEAGRIKAFQEKPKVEEALSTNINTGIYIFEPEVFDYIPSGVEYDIGSQLFPKLVEMKAPFYAVPMDFQWVDIGKVPDYWHAIRSVLLGEVKNVAIPGHEVAPGVYAGLNVAVNWDKVEIAGPVYIGGMTRIEDGAKIIGPTMIGPNCWVCKGATVDNSIIFEYSRLGPGVRLVDKLVFGRYCVDKTGATIDVQAAALDWLITDARQDPPSQPPLERQAIAELLGHDGG, from the coding sequence ATGAAAGCCATGATTCTGGCGGCTGGCAAGGGTACTCGCATTCGTCCCATTACCTTCACCATTCCGAAACCTCTGATTCCAATCCTGCAAAAGCCAGTGATGGAGTTTTTAGTTGAATTGCTCCGCCAGCACGGTTTTGACCAAATCATGGTCAACGTCAGCCACTTGGCCGATGAGATCGAGAACTACTTCCGCGACGGTCAGCGGTTTGGCGTTCAAATTGCCTATTCGTTTGAAGGCCGAATTATGGAGGGTAAGTTGGTGGGGGAGGCAATCGGTTCGGCGGGTGGTATGAAACGCATCCAGGACTTTTCCCCTTTCTTTGATGATACCTTTGTGGTACTATGCGGAGATGCCTTGATTGACTTGGACTTAACGGCAGCGGTGAAGTGGCACAAAGAAAAAGGTGCGATCGCTACCGTTGTGATGAAGACCGTTCCCAAAGAAGAAGTTTGTAGCTACGGAGTTGTCGTTACTGACGAAGCTGGTCGGATTAAAGCTTTCCAAGAAAAGCCCAAGGTAGAAGAAGCCCTCAGCACGAACATCAACACTGGCATTTACATTTTTGAACCGGAAGTTTTCGATTACATCCCCTCTGGCGTTGAGTACGACATTGGTAGCCAACTATTCCCCAAACTGGTGGAAATGAAAGCTCCTTTCTATGCAGTACCAATGGACTTCCAGTGGGTGGATATCGGCAAAGTACCCGACTATTGGCACGCCATTCGCAGCGTGCTGCTGGGAGAAGTCAAAAATGTTGCCATACCGGGACATGAAGTGGCTCCAGGGGTCTATGCAGGGCTAAATGTTGCCGTGAATTGGGACAAGGTTGAGATCGCTGGGCCAGTTTATATTGGCGGCATGACTCGCATCGAAGATGGAGCTAAGATTATCGGCCCGACGATGATCGGCCCTAATTGCTGGGTCTGTAAGGGAGCGACTGTTGACAATAGCATCATTTTTGAATACTCTCGTTTGGGGCCGGGTGTACGCTTGGTGGATAAACTGGTGTTTGGACGTTACTGTGTGGATAAGACTGGTGCCACGATCGATGTTCAGGCGGCAGCCCTGGATTGGCTCATTACCGATGCCCGTCAAGACCCGCCTTCTCAGCCACCTCTAGAACGGCAGGCGATCGCAGAACTCCTCGGTCATGATGGGGGTTAA
- the speA gene encoding biosynthetic arginine decarboxylase: protein MTVQPIADGTIFEERVPKSALAEAEPRELLPTTREVSRQWTIEDSEALYRIQGWGEPYFSINAAGRVTVSPKGERGGSLDLYELVNALKQRNLGLPLLIRFSDILEDRIERLNACFAKAIARYNYSGVYRGVYPVKCNQQKHLLEDLVKFGKPHQFGLEAGSKPELMIALAMLDTQGALLICNGYKDQEYIETAMLAQRLGQTPIIVLEQVEEVDLVIHAANNLGIKPIVGIRAKLSTQGVGRWGTSTGDRAKFGLTIPEVIQAVDKLREANLLDSLQLLHFHIGSQISAIHVIKDAIQEASKIYVELAKLGANMKYLDVGGGLGVDYDGSQTNFYASKNYNMQNYANDIVAELKDACAEHNLGVPTLISESGRAIASHQSVLIFDVLSTSDVPFGSPEPPREGEPPIVWNLWETYQSINTENHQEAYHDATQFKEEAISRFNLGILRLTERARVERIYWACCEKILAITRQQDYVPDELEDLEKIMASIYYINLSVFQSAPDCWAIDQLFPIMPIHRLDEEPTRRGILADLTCDSDGKIDRFIDLRDVKSVLELHTLKPGEPYCLGMFLSGAYQEIMGNLHNLFGDTNAVHIQLTPKGYQIEHVVKGDTMTEVLSYVQYDAEDLVESIRQRCEQALLEKRITIQESQLLLQNYEHSLGRYTYLSS from the coding sequence ATGACAGTACAGCCGATCGCAGATGGAACGATATTTGAAGAAAGAGTGCCAAAATCAGCATTAGCAGAAGCAGAGCCAAGAGAACTTCTGCCAACAACCAGAGAAGTTTCCAGACAGTGGACAATTGAGGATAGCGAAGCGCTTTACCGGATTCAGGGTTGGGGTGAGCCCTACTTTTCCATTAACGCCGCAGGTCGGGTGACAGTTTCTCCCAAAGGCGAACGCGGTGGTTCTTTGGATTTGTATGAACTGGTAAACGCGCTCAAGCAGCGTAACTTGGGATTACCGTTGCTAATCCGCTTCTCAGATATTTTAGAAGACCGGATTGAGCGGTTGAATGCTTGCTTTGCCAAAGCGATCGCTCGCTACAATTATTCAGGGGTCTACCGGGGCGTGTATCCAGTCAAGTGCAACCAGCAAAAGCACCTACTGGAAGACTTAGTAAAATTTGGCAAACCCCATCAATTTGGCTTAGAAGCCGGTTCCAAACCAGAACTGATGATTGCCCTGGCGATGTTGGATACACAAGGCGCACTGCTGATCTGCAACGGCTACAAAGACCAAGAATACATCGAAACTGCAATGTTAGCCCAACGGCTAGGGCAAACCCCCATAATTGTCCTAGAGCAGGTAGAAGAAGTGGATCTGGTGATTCACGCCGCCAACAACCTGGGCATTAAACCGATCGTCGGCATCCGCGCTAAACTAAGTACTCAAGGCGTGGGACGCTGGGGAACTTCTACTGGCGATCGGGCCAAATTTGGCCTCACCATTCCCGAAGTAATCCAGGCTGTTGACAAGTTGCGGGAAGCTAATCTGCTAGATTCCTTGCAACTGCTGCATTTCCATATTGGCTCTCAAATTTCCGCCATTCACGTCATCAAAGACGCCATCCAGGAAGCTAGCAAAATCTACGTCGAGTTAGCCAAGCTGGGAGCTAATATGAAATATTTGGATGTCGGCGGCGGTTTGGGGGTAGACTACGACGGTTCCCAAACCAACTTCTACGCTTCCAAAAATTACAATATGCAGAACTATGCCAACGACATCGTGGCAGAGTTGAAGGATGCTTGCGCCGAGCATAATTTAGGAGTTCCCACCTTGATTAGCGAGAGTGGGAGAGCGATCGCATCCCATCAATCCGTGCTAATCTTTGATGTCCTCAGCACCTCCGATGTCCCCTTTGGGTCTCCCGAACCGCCACGCGAGGGAGAACCACCCATTGTTTGGAACCTGTGGGAAACCTATCAATCGATCAACACCGAAAATCATCAAGAAGCATATCACGACGCCACTCAGTTCAAAGAAGAAGCGATCAGTCGATTTAACTTAGGGATTTTGCGCCTCACCGAACGCGCCAGAGTAGAGCGGATATACTGGGCTTGCTGCGAAAAAATTCTCGCGATTACCAGACAGCAAGATTACGTTCCCGACGAGCTGGAAGACCTGGAAAAAATTATGGCTTCCATCTATTATATCAACCTTTCGGTATTCCAATCGGCACCGGATTGTTGGGCGATCGATCAGTTATTTCCGATTATGCCGATTCACCGACTGGATGAGGAACCCACCCGACGAGGAATATTGGCAGACTTGACTTGCGATAGCGATGGAAAGATCGATCGCTTTATTGATTTGAGGGATGTTAAATCAGTGTTAGAACTTCATACCCTCAAACCGGGAGAACCTTACTGTCTGGGGATGTTTCTGAGTGGTGCATATCAAGAGATCATGGGAAATCTCCACAATTTATTCGGAGACACAAACGCTGTTCATATCCAGCTAACACCCAAGGGATACCAAATCGAACACGTTGTCAAAGGTGACACAATGACAGAAGTTTTAAGCTATGTTCAGTACGACGCCGAAGATCTTGTAGAAAGCATTCGTCAACGTTGCGAACAAGCACTTCTGGAGAAGCGAATTACCATCCAAGAATCTCAACTTTTGCTACAAAATTACGAACACAGTTTGGGAAGGTATACCTATCTTTCTTCTTGA
- a CDS encoding putative PEP-binding protein yields the protein MDNFLWLDQIQKSDRSQVGEKAFYLSHLAQRGYPVIPGFAIEAQALREFLESIHWLDPLFADLPNSSLHLDIDNPRQLQLVARAIRQEIVAAALPAKWLETLASISAHLEAPALILRPSLALPSQTGMGRDLKISGLLDAHVCFSSQDALAAAVKRVWAELFRARSLLFWRRNGIQLQQINVAILVQPLHNSVAAGVLQANSNLWEIKATCGLGIALVKGEVLPDYYQVQPESGAVLIRKLGVKTIAYNLEELKSWQRIETKSGLNLPLQTYLLSEEQQKQYALEEKYLQELIQLAQQFKAEIGSAFTLEWTLTAKASESTADRLYITKIRTDREMENNATSKQVSRETKENQTLQLKTQDSELKTSGPSVPQLFRGIGAAGGRAIALAQVIIEPSENPETIPTGRILVVKSFHPDWLPLLKQAAGVIAEQGGMTCHAGIVARELGIPAVVGVRNATQSIESDQLVMVDGDRGEIYLLREQEMANQELVSREDRVLSMGQGQEEQSSISNTQHPIPALWRNTTASPNAELPLANTQHPMANAQLPTTNTQYPIVATQLLVNLSQPSTIKRAASLPVDGVGLLRSELMMLEVLEGQHPSRWVTLGQRQELIELLAQAVSQFASAFAPRPVFYRSLDWRAHEFQSLAPLLPTEVNPMLGMRGTFSYLQDPTLFDIELAALHQVYESGYTNINLLLPFVRTVEEFSFCKSRVEKAGLLYKSHFQLWIMAEVPSILFLLPDYIKAGCMGISIGTNDLTQLLLGVDRDRSEMARAFDERHPAVMKAIFQLIQMAKEAGIPCSICGQAPAQYPEVIDRLVEWGITSISVSLDAVERTYSAIARAEQRLLVEKARG from the coding sequence GTGGATAATTTCCTGTGGCTAGACCAGATTCAAAAAAGCGATCGCTCGCAAGTCGGCGAAAAGGCGTTTTACTTAAGCCACTTGGCCCAGAGGGGTTATCCTGTAATCCCCGGTTTTGCGATCGAGGCACAAGCACTGCGCGAATTTCTAGAAAGTATCCACTGGTTAGACCCGCTGTTTGCCGACCTGCCTAATTCTTCGCTGCATCTTGATATTGATAATCCCCGGCAGTTGCAGCTAGTGGCTAGGGCCATCCGTCAGGAGATCGTCGCAGCTGCCCTACCAGCTAAGTGGCTAGAGACACTAGCATCTATTTCAGCGCATCTAGAAGCACCAGCGCTCATTCTGCGTCCCTCCCTGGCGCTGCCATCCCAAACAGGGATGGGTCGCGACCTGAAGATTTCTGGACTGCTGGATGCCCACGTTTGCTTTAGCAGTCAAGATGCTCTAGCCGCTGCCGTCAAGCGAGTTTGGGCTGAGCTATTTAGAGCCAGAAGCCTGCTGTTCTGGCGGCGTAATGGTATCCAACTCCAGCAGATTAACGTGGCTATCTTAGTACAACCGCTGCACAACAGCGTAGCAGCCGGTGTATTGCAAGCCAACTCCAACTTATGGGAAATTAAAGCAACTTGCGGGCTGGGAATAGCTTTGGTAAAAGGAGAAGTCCTACCAGACTACTACCAGGTGCAGCCAGAAAGCGGCGCTGTGCTAATCCGAAAGCTAGGTGTCAAAACGATCGCTTATAACCTGGAAGAACTGAAATCCTGGCAGCGGATTGAGACTAAAAGCGGGCTAAATTTACCCCTACAAACATATCTACTGAGCGAGGAGCAACAAAAACAGTACGCTTTAGAAGAAAAGTACCTCCAAGAATTGATTCAGCTAGCCCAGCAGTTTAAGGCTGAAATAGGTTCGGCTTTTACTTTGGAGTGGACGCTTACAGCTAAGGCGTCAGAAAGTACAGCAGATAGACTGTATATTACGAAAATCCGCACCGATCGGGAAATGGAGAACAATGCAACTTCAAAGCAGGTAAGCAGGGAAACAAAGGAGAATCAAACTCTTCAACTCAAAACTCAAGACTCAGAACTCAAAACTTCAGGGCCTTCAGTCCCTCAACTGTTCAGGGGAATAGGGGCAGCTGGGGGACGAGCGATCGCACTAGCCCAAGTAATTATCGAGCCTAGCGAGAACCCAGAAACTATTCCAACTGGCAGAATATTAGTAGTCAAAAGCTTTCACCCCGATTGGCTACCCCTCCTCAAACAAGCAGCTGGCGTCATAGCCGAACAGGGAGGAATGACTTGTCACGCGGGGATTGTAGCCAGAGAACTGGGAATTCCAGCTGTAGTCGGTGTCAGGAATGCCACCCAGAGTATTGAGTCTGACCAGTTGGTTATGGTGGATGGGGATCGAGGCGAAATATATTTGCTAAGAGAACAGGAAATGGCAAATCAGGAATTGGTTAGTAGAGAGGATAGGGTATTGAGTATGGGACAGGGACAAGAAGAACAATCTTCAATTTCCAATACTCAACATCCAATTCCGGCGTTGTGGCGGAATACTACAGCTTCACCCAATGCAGAATTGCCTCTAGCTAATACGCAACATCCAATGGCTAATGCCCAATTGCCAACTACTAATACTCAATACCCGATCGTAGCTACTCAATTACTGGTCAACCTAAGTCAGCCCAGTACCATTAAGCGTGCAGCCAGCTTACCAGTAGATGGGGTGGGATTATTGCGATCGGAACTAATGATGCTGGAAGTTCTAGAGGGACAACACCCCAGTCGGTGGGTGACTCTGGGACAAAGACAAGAGCTGATCGAACTACTTGCCCAAGCTGTCTCTCAGTTTGCCAGTGCCTTTGCACCCCGTCCGGTTTTTTATCGCTCTCTGGATTGGCGAGCGCACGAATTTCAATCTCTAGCGCCACTCTTGCCCACAGAAGTCAATCCAATGCTGGGTATGCGAGGGACATTTAGCTATCTGCAAGATCCTACTTTATTCGATATTGAATTAGCGGCACTGCATCAAGTTTACGAATCGGGCTATACGAATATCAACCTACTTTTGCCCTTTGTTCGCACAGTCGAAGAGTTCTCTTTCTGCAAGAGTCGCGTTGAAAAGGCTGGTTTGCTATACAAATCCCATTTCCAACTTTGGATTATGGCAGAAGTGCCTTCCATCCTGTTTTTGCTGCCTGACTATATTAAAGCAGGGTGTATGGGAATTTCTATTGGTACTAACGATCTAACCCAATTGCTCTTGGGAGTCGATCGCGATCGATCTGAGATGGCTAGAGCATTTGACGAACGCCATCCAGCAGTGATGAAAGCTATATTTCAGCTGATCCAAATGGCGAAAGAGGCAGGCATTCCTTGCTCAATTTGCGGTCAAGCACCAGCCCAGTATCCCGAAGTGATCGATCGCCTCGTAGAATGGGGCATCACATCAATTTCTGTCAGTTTGGATGCGGTTGAGCGTACTTATAGTGCGATCGCTCGTGCCGAACAACGCTTGCTTGTTGAAAAGGCTAGGGGCTAG
- a CDS encoding SAM hydrolase/SAM-dependent halogenase family protein: MLHNRLLTLLSDFGLSDVYVGVMKGVIAQINPTLTAIDLTHEISPQNIAAARFCLMNAYSYFPDGTVHIAVVDPGVGSKRRGVAIKFAGGFLVGPDNGLFSGVLSESPPVAAVELTNSEYWRTPTPSTTFHGRDIFAAVGAHLASGVPLEQLGRAINPETLVQLPILECTQTDESLVGYIQYVDRFGNLITNIPGNLVEGKTWSVEAAGFTILSNKTYSDSPAGSFVALVGSHGWVEIAVNNGNAKLVLHKDLGDSVQILLHS; the protein is encoded by the coding sequence ATGCTTCATAACAGACTGCTAACTCTCTTAAGCGATTTTGGTTTGAGCGATGTTTATGTGGGTGTGATGAAAGGGGTTATTGCCCAAATCAACCCTACCCTAACTGCGATCGATCTTACGCATGAGATTTCGCCGCAGAATATTGCCGCCGCTAGGTTTTGTCTGATGAATGCCTACTCTTATTTTCCTGATGGAACAGTGCATATTGCGGTTGTCGATCCGGGTGTGGGGAGTAAAAGACGAGGAGTGGCGATAAAATTTGCTGGCGGTTTTTTAGTCGGGCCAGATAACGGGTTGTTTAGCGGTGTTCTCAGTGAGAGTCCGCCTGTCGCCGCTGTCGAACTTACCAACTCCGAATATTGGCGCACACCAACACCGAGTACAACTTTTCACGGTCGAGATATTTTTGCGGCGGTGGGGGCGCATCTTGCTAGTGGTGTGCCTCTAGAACAACTGGGACGTGCAATTAATCCAGAAACATTGGTGCAACTACCTATACTTGAATGTACTCAAACAGATGAGAGTTTAGTAGGTTACATCCAGTATGTCGATCGCTTCGGCAACTTAATTACAAATATACCAGGTAATCTGGTTGAAGGGAAAACTTGGTCTGTCGAGGCAGCTGGGTTCACCATACTTAGTAATAAAACTTACAGTGACAGCCCAGCAGGGAGTTTTGTAGCTTTAGTTGGCAGTCATGGCTGGGTGGAAATTGCGGTTAATAATGGTAACGCAAAGTTGGTGTTACATAAGGATTTAGGAGATTCGGTGCAAATTTTACTGCATTCTTAG
- a CDS encoding DUF1361 domain-containing protein, with product MLGNLMYWITLAWQLLLKNSNWMAWNLFLALLPFALSLWLFCRVRLRSYWWVGLLLLATFLPKAPFIFEYVIRFMRYNRTNYFVWGITLVLIALDIWLLRNPRSRSFFWWVGFLVFIAFLPNAPYVLTDIIHLIEDIRQGYSVWMITLVILPQYLLFILVGFEAYVLSLINLGNYLKEQGWGKFIVWVELAIHALSAIGIYLGRFLRFNSWDFVTEIDNVAGSVVDELTAKRPILVMIITFGVITGLYWLMKQVSLGMMLREEEQRNRGAEEQRGRGEF from the coding sequence ATGTTAGGTAACCTGATGTATTGGATAACCTTAGCATGGCAGCTTTTACTGAAAAATAGCAACTGGATGGCCTGGAACCTGTTTTTAGCTTTGCTGCCTTTTGCATTAAGTCTGTGGCTATTTTGTCGAGTTCGATTGCGTTCTTACTGGTGGGTTGGATTGTTGCTTTTAGCTACATTTTTGCCGAAAGCTCCATTTATTTTTGAATATGTAATTCGCTTTATGCGATATAATCGCACTAATTATTTCGTTTGGGGGATAACTCTGGTTTTGATCGCGTTGGATATCTGGTTATTACGCAATCCGCGATCGCGTTCTTTTTTCTGGTGGGTTGGATTCCTAGTTTTCATCGCGTTTTTGCCTAATGCTCCCTATGTTCTGACGGATATTATTCACTTAATTGAAGATATTCGCCAAGGCTACTCGGTGTGGATGATTACGCTGGTTATCCTTCCTCAGTATTTGTTGTTTATCCTGGTTGGGTTTGAAGCTTATGTCCTGTCTTTAATCAACCTGGGTAATTATTTAAAAGAACAGGGTTGGGGCAAATTCATCGTTTGGGTAGAGTTGGCGATCCACGCTCTGAGTGCTATTGGCATTTATTTAGGAAGATTTCTGCGGTTCAACAGCTGGGATTTCGTCACCGAAATCGATAACGTGGCTGGTAGCGTAGTGGACGAGCTAACAGCAAAACGTCCTATCCTGGTGATGATAATTACTTTTGGGGTAATTACAGGTTTGTATTGGCTGATGAAGCAGGTAAGTTTAGGGATGATGCTCAGGGAAGAGGAGCAGAGGAACAGAGGGGCAGAGGAGCAGAGGGGCAGAGGGGAATTTTAG
- a CDS encoding segregation/condensation protein A has translation MTVSQATEARGPQPEPGETPIAYPAQGGNYSNGTVSQISAIALLIDLAQRGEIDPWDVQVIDAIDRCLSEIAALSSAQSGFGVADLSQSGQAFVDAALLVLLKANTLEKLEFPEDDLDSQADEAWSDDDDWTGTGLPKNLERQLRRRPAAQPPSNRRVTLQELIEQLQLVAAAIEEKPPRARSGDRRSYSQARAQAMRATLELANEETSVEIAAQLVQFLTIYSSGLPAGEDWLDLEQLLVLWPQRGKDEVSASATPIESEINDDNSIEPPSTSPHPSLQEQLHDRVGIFWALLLLSAQSKVELVQEEFYQDLKMRPL, from the coding sequence ATGACCGTTTCCCAAGCGACTGAAGCTAGAGGGCCCCAGCCAGAGCCGGGTGAAACCCCGATCGCATATCCAGCCCAAGGCGGAAATTACTCGAACGGCACAGTGTCGCAAATTAGCGCGATCGCGCTGCTAATTGACCTGGCCCAGCGCGGGGAAATTGACCCGTGGGATGTGCAGGTGATCGACGCGATCGATCGCTGCTTGAGCGAAATAGCCGCTTTAAGTAGCGCCCAGTCAGGCTTTGGTGTCGCTGACCTGTCTCAATCGGGACAGGCGTTTGTGGATGCCGCCCTCCTGGTGTTACTCAAAGCCAACACCCTAGAAAAGCTAGAATTCCCCGAAGACGACCTCGATTCACAAGCAGATGAAGCATGGTCAGATGACGATGACTGGACTGGGACGGGATTGCCAAAAAATCTGGAACGCCAGTTACGGCGACGACCAGCAGCCCAGCCGCCTTCCAATCGGCGGGTGACGCTGCAAGAATTAATTGAGCAGTTGCAGTTGGTAGCGGCTGCAATTGAGGAGAAACCACCTCGCGCCCGTTCTGGCGATCGTCGTTCTTATTCCCAGGCTCGCGCCCAAGCAATGCGGGCGACCCTAGAACTAGCCAATGAGGAAACCTCTGTAGAAATTGCCGCCCAACTGGTGCAGTTTTTGACAATTTATTCCTCCGGGCTACCTGCGGGCGAAGATTGGCTGGATCTGGAGCAGTTGCTAGTACTCTGGCCTCAAAGAGGTAAGGATGAAGTTTCTGCAAGTGCAACCCCGATCGAATCGGAGATTAACGACGATAATTCAATAGAGCCGCCATCCACAAGCCCTCATCCTTCACTTCAAGAGCAATTGCACGATCGGGTCGGCATTTTTTGGGCGTTGCTATTGCTGTCGGCGCAATCCAAAGTGGAGTTAGTTCAAGAGGAGTTCTACCAAGACTTGAAAATGCGCCCTCTGTAG
- a CDS encoding MASE1 domain-containing protein, with amino-acid sequence MSPMPIRFWRYFVTVAMLAAVYGGTGKLALLIPSIVPQVTPLYPPAGISQAALLLLGLEFWPGVALGDFFVSLSTGAPPIVAFAMGAIATLQALTGFILLKRCKVKSNLERLQDVFGFVTLSGMLSTTIGPTLGVPLLCLNSIQPWSNFGTTWWTWWLGDGMGVLVVMPVLLTWCTGKLPKRIYWPQMSRKPQRYMDAGILLILLIVVSWVIFTSQTRSAIAHYPLEYLPFPLVAWVAFRFAQRGTVLANLFLCGIAIWGAAQGGGPFQRHIVNPIDAVLSLQAFMTVVGITALLLAATVTERQQAQESLRSSQASLADAQRIAHIGSWNFDLIEQQWHWSEELYRILGFSPNAFEANYETFLRSVHDEEQDWVKKSLTQALKHQKSYSINYRIIRSDGQERIIREQAEIIFDAALMPIRITGTVQDITKQKRVEQALIQSEAQLLELAHNLDIKVQERTQQLQQKNQELAQSLKTLQEAQQQLIQSEKMSSLGSLVAGIAHEINNPVNFIYGNLTHVRNYTEGILDLIGLYQEECQHTNAKIKDRIESSEIEFIKADLPKILSSMEAGADRIRKIVLSLRNFSRLDEAHMKRVDIHEGIESTLLLLQQRLKSCHGHTGISAIEKYGDLPLVECYPGQLNQVFMNLLTNAIDAIECLPQPGAITIYTQMLESNRVLIKIADTGSGMTPAVKARIFDPFFTTKPVGKGTGLGLSISYQIIVEHHKGQLKCISEPGKGTEFEIEIPLRQSG; translated from the coding sequence ATGAGTCCAATGCCAATTCGGTTTTGGCGGTACTTTGTTACAGTCGCAATGCTGGCTGCCGTCTACGGCGGTACGGGAAAACTAGCATTATTGATTCCGAGCATAGTACCACAGGTAACACCTCTCTATCCACCGGCTGGGATTAGCCAAGCAGCACTTTTATTATTAGGGCTGGAGTTTTGGCCTGGAGTGGCGCTAGGAGACTTTTTTGTTTCCCTCTCAACGGGAGCGCCGCCCATCGTTGCTTTTGCTATGGGCGCGATCGCTACTCTACAAGCCCTCACAGGTTTTATACTACTAAAGCGCTGCAAAGTCAAATCTAATTTAGAACGTCTTCAAGATGTTTTCGGATTCGTAACGCTCTCAGGAATGCTGTCCACGACGATCGGCCCCACACTCGGCGTCCCTCTGCTGTGCCTCAACAGTATACAACCTTGGAGCAATTTTGGGACAACTTGGTGGACTTGGTGGCTGGGAGATGGGATGGGAGTCCTTGTCGTGATGCCAGTTTTGTTGACTTGGTGTACCGGAAAATTGCCAAAACGCATTTATTGGCCTCAGATGAGCCGAAAGCCCCAGCGATACATGGATGCAGGTATCTTGCTGATTTTGCTGATCGTAGTCAGCTGGGTTATATTTACGTCGCAAACTCGGAGTGCGATCGCCCACTATCCACTAGAGTACCTGCCCTTTCCCTTAGTAGCTTGGGTCGCATTTCGATTTGCACAACGGGGAACCGTTTTAGCTAACCTGTTTCTCTGTGGAATTGCCATCTGGGGTGCAGCACAAGGCGGTGGCCCCTTTCAACGCCACATTGTTAATCCTATCGATGCCGTTCTATCTCTACAAGCTTTTATGACAGTAGTAGGCATCACCGCCCTGCTTCTAGCTGCAACTGTAACCGAACGCCAACAAGCCCAAGAGTCACTGCGCTCCAGTCAAGCTAGTCTAGCCGACGCCCAGCGCATCGCCCATATAGGCAGTTGGAATTTCGACCTAATCGAACAGCAATGGCATTGGTCTGAAGAACTTTATCGCATTTTGGGGTTTTCCCCTAACGCCTTTGAAGCCAATTATGAAACTTTTTTGCGATCGGTTCATGACGAAGAGCAAGACTGGGTGAAAAAGTCGCTCACTCAAGCCTTGAAGCACCAAAAATCCTACAGTATTAATTACCGAATTATTCGATCGGATGGTCAAGAGCGGATCATCCGCGAACAAGCAGAAATCATTTTCGATGCGGCTCTTATGCCAATTCGCATTACCGGCACAGTTCAAGACATCACAAAACAAAAGCGAGTCGAGCAAGCACTAATCCAATCAGAAGCCCAATTGCTCGAACTTGCCCACAACCTTGACATTAAGGTACAGGAAAGAACCCAGCAGTTGCAACAAAAGAATCAAGAACTAGCCCAGTCCCTCAAAACCCTACAAGAAGCCCAACAGCAATTGATTCAATCGGAAAAAATGTCCTCTTTGGGTAGTTTAGTGGCGGGTATTGCCCATGAAATCAACAACCCCGTCAATTTTATCTACGGCAACCTCACCCATGTCCGCAACTATACTGAAGGTATCTTAGATTTGATAGGTCTCTACCAGGAGGAATGCCAGCATACCAATGCCAAAATCAAAGACCGCATAGAGTCGAGCGAGATCGAATTTATAAAAGCCGACCTGCCCAAAATCTTATCATCAATGGAAGCAGGAGCAGACCGCATCCGTAAGATCGTCCTATCTTTACGCAACTTCTCCCGGTTAGATGAGGCTCACATGAAGCGGGTTGATATCCATGAAGGAATTGAAAGTACATTATTGCTATTGCAACAGCGACTGAAAAGCTGTCACGGACATACTGGTATTAGCGCGATCGAAAAGTATGGCGACTTGCCGCTGGTGGAGTGTTATCCCGGTCAGCTGAATCAGGTGTTTATGAACCTTCTGACTAATGCTATTGATGCGATCGAGTGTCTCCCACAACCAGGGGCGATTACCATCTACACCCAGATGTTAGAGTCCAATCGGGTGCTAATTAAAATTGCCGATACTGGTTCAGGAATGACCCCGGCAGTAAAAGCCCGCATTTTCGATCCATTTTTTACCACAAAACCTGTTGGCAAAGGCACAGGTTTGGGTCTTTCCATCAGCTACCAGATTATCGTGGAGCATCACAAAGGCCAGTTAAAATGTATATCCGAACCGGGTAAAGGCACCGAATTTGAGATCGAAATTCCGTTGCGGCAAAGTGGTTAG